The Ischnura elegans chromosome 9, ioIscEleg1.1, whole genome shotgun sequence genome includes the window TTCAGATTCTCAGAGCTAAGGCCTTACGCACAGGCTGATAATACCTCAGCCCAGTTTTCGGCTGACCACAGCTTTTGAACCGCATGGTCCTAAGCCCCTTGGACCTCAGTGAACGAACCTCAATCATAAGTGACCATGATTTTCGTGAAGGGCATCTTACGAGTACCCCCATCAAGTTATCTTCGATGTACCCACGTACTAAGTCAAAAATTGCAATATAATGGctttaaatagaaatttaaacTACGGTGATGTCAATATCAGGCCGtcgatttttggtgaaaaaaattttttctcctgACTTATTGCTGACCACCTCTCTAAACCCTTAATAAGGCATGTTCCTATCACATTATCCTCTCGAGAGCAAAGACAGAAACTAGCAGCCTAACTACTCTCTATAACAGGTTACCTCCTTGGTAAGAAGGCAATAAGTCTTCATTTCAAATCAAGAATCCCAACTAAATTTCTTAAAGGAATCATCTTGAAATTCCACGATTTTATAATTATATCTTTTTATATAATTCTACCTATATACCTTTTTGTGCTTAATTGTACATGCAGCTCAtgcatttaaaatggaaaaaagtggataacCATCtgacaaacttttttttttcaggaaaacaaAGTTCAAAATCCTGTAACCCTTGATAAATCTggaaatataatgataaaaattcttgccaAACCAGGAGCAAAACTAAATGCCATTACAGGTACAACTTTAAATGCATTCTTGTAGGTTTGCATGGGTTTCTTATATCGAATAACTTTTAGCTTATGCTAATCTCTTTTTCAGGTATAAGTGAGGAAGGTGTTGGTGTACAAATTAATGCACCTCCTGTGGAGGGTGAAGCTAATACTGAACTTATTCAGTACATTTCTTCGATTCTGAAAGTTAGGAAAAGTGATGTTTCACTAGACAGGGTAGGTACCATATGCACTTAGATGTATTCTTATGACTTTTACGGGCTTGATTCCATTATCTTTCACTgtagaaattatggaaaaattgttttttcaggGTTCAAGATCCAGAAATAAGACTTTAATTGTAACTTCTAGTGGTTCAATTGGAGTAGACATTGTGTTGGAAAAACTGAAAGCTGAAATAAACAGCTGAAAAGTGAAATAAACCCTATTCATCTCAAACGAGACTTATGCTACATTTGATTTGAAGAGCTGGAATTTCTTTTAATATGTTTACATATCCCTAATCTATGATGCTGACCTGGGCCAGAGTTGCAATATATATGCCTTTCAGAAGACACATGTAGTAGCTCTTGAGGAGTTACATGCAATTAATAGAATAATTGAGCATCAATAGGTTAAAATTTTCCGCGTAGTCAATATCTAGTAATGTTCTCTCTGGGCAAACGTTTAAATATATATACCTTAGAAAGATTGCTATGTTTAAAACACAAATTTAGAGAAATTCCAATGTCAGTTTATACGCATTAGTGACAGAATACAAAGCTAGTGTAGATGTGAGTATGCTATTCCTTTGATATTTATCATCACATTCCCCTGAATGTATTGATATTTGCTGACCCTATATTTGATGCGACATATACACTCGCGTAAGCCTTTTAATATCCATCAGGCTCCTGTGCACTGAATTCTCTGCTGTAAATTGACCTATGGCCATGTAGTGTTGCTAATTTTAACCTCCTGAGAGCCATACTAAGCAATGGAAGGGCAAAGCCTTCACCTAACAAGCCAATGGTCaagaatttgagggaaattgTGCTTTAACATTGCTAATTGGGGAAATACCTATGTAACTGCATTGCCACCAgtcaaaaaattactttattttctgCCACAATCGTTCAGCATTTTCTTAGACCACACAATTACCCTTGCGTACCAGGTCAAATAGAATTATCAGAATTTTTCGGATTAGCATGAATTATTACATGCAAAATCAGCATTCTAGATAAATCTTATCCTGCAGATCATACAGCAGAAGGCTTATTTACCAGTACCAGTTGATTGGTCTTACCATAATAGGCTTGGTGATATAAGGCACTATCTGGAGGAAATGTGGGCTAAATAACACAAAGGGGAGACTATGTATAGTCAGCACTTATCTGACAGCTAGTATGTGATTGTTCTCCAATCATTAAAGAAAGAAACAGAAGGGGTCATCCGCATAATATGCTGTATGTGTAAACATAATTACAATTCTCTCGATCTCTCCCTTTCAACATTTTGCAGGCCAACGTGACCATTGTTATTAGGGCTGAAGCATGCCGTCTTTGAAGGCTGACCATTGGCATAAATAGAGGATAGCATTCAAGAAAGCATACTTCAGCTCCGATGACGATGCTCAAGTCTGGTGTCAAAATCCCGGAACCAATTGAAGAACTCGGCAGATGGggaacccaaaatttttatcCACCATGTCTCTAGGCAGCACaagatttcattaaatatgaatatgcATTGGAAAAAAGAGGAGAACAATGACTCGAGCAGAGGAGAATATTTATTCTAGCCATGAACTCATGAGGGGAGACTTACCAAAGTTACTCCTTCGGCCATATTAAGGATGGTGCCACTGCAACCGGCcagaacttacaattagtacacCATTTTTTAACAAGTAGATGGCCATctttttcaaacataatttttgctGATGGAGATAATGAGGAGGGTAAGAAAATAATCCACACATCATTTTAAATAGAAGGTTAACACAATTGACATTAGCATCTTCGATAATGTCCAATTCTTAGTGGGATTCAAAGTTTGCTTTTTACATGGCTgtgtgcatgaaaattttcaatgaaaagtaaCTTTAATAATGATGTCCGATCAAATGTTCAGAGGAACTGATTGCATACAGTTTCAAGAGCTGCTTCATCACTGGTAAAAATTCAGCCTTAGTTGAGGCTTCCTTGTAGCCCAATTTCCCCTACATTACCATCCCTGAAGAGATGCAAAAACAGAACACCTGCAAATACACGGTGTGATGAACCCTTTATGATTACATCAGGATTTGGAAATCCTCAATATCATAATGGTCTGCACATTAGATAGAAGTTCTAAGCTGTTGCCATAAAATTTCCTCActataaaagaaatgaaaaccaATTATAACTTTTAATCTGATTATAGCAGCCTTTATACCCAAGATAACAGGCACCAAGAGCTCTATGGGATGTCTTGCTACGTTCGCAGTAAATGAGCATATACTGGATGACTAACAGAAGTAGAAAGCAAGCATGGGAAGAGAGGCTACAGTTGGTGGTTTATTAAGTACATGATGATTTATAAAACCCTTAAGTAGGCATATTCATTCACGTAAGAGGCTCGCAACTGAATCACCCAGCACTTTGATTCTCATGAATGGTTAAGCATGTGTTtgtaattaatttcttaaatgacgaattttcatgaatatacaTCTGGTctaaaacaatttcatttgttccattttttatcacttccGCCATAATATGGCACACAAAGATGGAATTATGAAGCAtgaatattaaatatcaatatagAGCCAACATTCATTACAGCTCGCGttgtaataaatatataacaCATACAAATACAGCAATAATGTTTAAATGTGAATTCATGCATTTATTTGCATGCAACACTATTTATTATTTCAAGGTATTTTAAACAACACGACCGTCGCACAAAAAGTTAATgttaaatatatgtgtaataCAATTAAAATTAGGCAACAACATCGTCTAACTTGTCAGTGACTCCAAATTAACATTAGCATGCAAAGTAAATAGTTCATCAAAATCCAATTTCATTCCTATGACGATACGCAAAACAATCGTATAGAGTCACAATTCCCATCAGAATTGGGTTATATGATGAGAAAGCAGTCGAAGATACATGAAAAAAGAGTACTCACAGTGCACAACAACTTTGACTGAAGACTTAGCGTATACATGGGCAACTTCAAATCCAGTCGTCATAGCGAAGACGTTCCATACTAGTTTAATGCATGCATAAACTACTACTTTCAAACTCCTAATACTATTCTTTTCTTGACGACAAGTAAGTTGACCCTaccaaattttcttcaaaccgtAATATGAAACACATGAGTTGGACCATACTAATGTCACAGATTTTACGCTTATAATCACgatatccaacaaaatttgaaagcaccatgaaaaaaaacagcatggaaaatacatattattctttAATATCTATAAGGTATTCGATCTTAAGACAGCAATGACTACTGTACTCGAATTAGAGGAAACACTCACAAATTAAGTACAGCGAACTACGCGGTCTTCAGAAGACGGGAACGTGTTTCCGGTCGGTCCATCTTCCGCCCATTTCCGCTAAAAGTTGAAACGCGAAAAGCTAGTTgtgtcttcttcaaatcatgtaaataataaatataggaTGTCTATTCTTGATGAATGTGGATATAAATGTCGGtaagttgataatttttaaaatctattcagTATTTTTAGTTACATGAGGTTGCCTGCTCTCTAATTTTCGCCCCATTTGCAGCATAAGCTCAGTCCTCAATAGGGATATCAAATCCTACGGCAAGAGCCATTTATTTGACGGAAATGATGATACCTGTTGGAATTCTGACCAGGTAGTGAATATTTGTTTAATGAATTCCATTATAATCATGTAAATTCAGCTTGTTCTATGATTTAGTGCCTGTCGTTTCTAGGGGTCACCACAGTGGATTTCCATCGAACTCCAGCATCGCGCCCATCTGACTGCCTTTGAGATTCAATTTCAAGGAGGTTTTGTGGGTGTGAATTGTTCGTTGGAGCTTAAGGACGATGGCGAATCGATATCTACGACTGAAGACTTTTACCCTGAGGATGTGAACTCGTTGCAACGTTTTTCTCTGAAAAATCCGAGAACCGCCAAGGAAGTTAAGTTAGTTTTCAACCAAAGTACTGACTTTTATGGCAGGATAGTTGTATACAAGCTTGACGTGTTGgggagtaaaatttaatttttataaagttttcatCGTGCCTTTTCCTTTAGTTTCTTCACCCTTCACCCGTTAGAGGCGTACGTAATACCTcgaattttatcatttcattttatcgtttaAGCTTGTGGAAGAGAACTACTTTGAAGCTATTTAATGTTAGTGTGTTAAAATGGAAGCAAGATTCTGCAgtatatattttgattaaaattcacTACATATCGTGGTCGAGGAAAAAATGTTGAACGAAGAACTATCTCTAGCTTCAGTGAAGATCTAGGTGGTTTTGTAGCGGTAGTGATTAAGGCCTgattatttgcttttttaaaacgtacctgttaaaatgtaaatgaaattaaaacttagtTAAATCATATTGTGAATGCCCGTTTGAAGTATTCACACTATTTACTTATGAAATTTCAAACCAGGCGTATTACAGTATTTTgttgcattttctttgattttttaagtaaatttattttgtctgAAGGCCGTACGAAGAAGGCAAAACATGAGGAAGAATGTATTCAGATCAGTTCTCCAGGAGAACATATAAGTCAAAGTCAACATCACATTCACTAAATACTAAGTTTCAGTATTATAATTCAGTAAAtctatttataatgaaattaacaGTCATATTAGAAGTGAAGTATATTTCTTAATACCGGTTGTCTAGCATTTATCATCATGAAATAGTAATTTGATGAAAATCCATTTAAACCCTAACATTGGCACATACCCAATGTGTGAAGAAGATAAGGTAAGAAAGTCTTCATTGactatacaaaatttaaaattcagtCCAAGAATTAATTTTCCACCGCATATTAAGTTTCATAGCATGAAAAGGTTAATCTGTAACTAAGTTTCATCATTAATCACTGCTTGTCATAAGACCTTCAGTTATCTCTGGACATTGTTCAAGCTTTATACCTCATTGGTCGTGGTCCAGTATCTATTTCATCAAGTGAGTGCGACGTGCTGTAGTGgctttgaaaagttttcttcacttttacatgtccttttgaaaacaaaattcttTCCAATCTTCTGTGAGAGAGTGGGAATAACTTTAAAGT containing:
- the LOC124165728 gene encoding nuclear receptor 2C2-associated protein translates to MSILDECGYKCRISSVLNRDIKSYGKSHLFDGNDDTCWNSDQGSPQWISIELQHRAHLTAFEIQFQGGFVGVNCSLELKDDGESISTTEDFYPEDVNSLQRFSLKNPRTAKEVKLVFNQSTDFYGRIVVYKLDVLGSKI
- the LOC124165726 gene encoding UPF0235 protein C15orf40 homolog → MLKNVFPPYESVLSYFRLYSSRKMPKKKSASSSKEKEENKVQNPVTLDKSGNIMIKILAKPGAKLNAITGISEEGVGVQINAPPVEGEANTELIQYISSILKVRKSDVSLDRGSRSRNKTLIVTSSGSIGVDIVLEKLKAEINS